The proteins below come from a single Synechococcus sp. WH 8101 genomic window:
- a CDS encoding molybdopterin molybdotransferase MoeA, which translates to MTAEPYGREGLPLEQAREQILEALQPLGRTEVLPLMQALGRTTASPVQALAAVPGFRASIMDGYAIAGAEQPEPGARWRLVGTSAAGAPYGAKLAAGEAVRILTGAVVPEGSKRVLPQELVAAAGDQMELLKPCGTNPWIRPPEEEAAPDQILVPSGWRLGVADLGRLASCGVQTLQLTNRARIGLLISGDELVPPGQERGAGQIWESNSTLLSALLQRLGYPVTKQLVVADAPEPLREALLELAATCDVVVSTGGVSAGDSDWIRPLVDELGEVAFWKLFLKPGRPFAWGQVAGVPFFGLPGNPVAAAITALQLLWPALQRLEGAEVELLPRLKVRLEAPLRRGSGRPELARARLRVAADGTLQARVEGSQASSRIGSLTGADLLLEIPAEPGALEAGTELWAQLLRLPLL; encoded by the coding sequence ATGACGGCTGAACCTTACGGCCGCGAAGGGCTGCCGCTGGAGCAGGCGCGCGAGCAGATCCTCGAAGCGTTGCAACCCCTTGGCCGCACCGAAGTTCTACCCCTGATGCAGGCCCTCGGTCGCACCACCGCCAGCCCGGTGCAGGCGCTGGCCGCAGTGCCGGGGTTTCGCGCCTCGATCATGGACGGTTACGCGATCGCCGGTGCGGAACAACCGGAGCCAGGTGCCCGCTGGCGTCTGGTGGGGACTTCGGCAGCCGGTGCGCCCTATGGCGCCAAGCTTGCAGCTGGTGAGGCAGTGCGCATCCTCACAGGTGCGGTGGTGCCGGAAGGGAGCAAACGCGTGCTGCCCCAGGAGCTGGTGGCTGCCGCGGGTGATCAGATGGAGTTACTGAAACCCTGCGGGACCAACCCCTGGATCCGGCCGCCGGAGGAGGAAGCCGCTCCTGACCAGATCCTGGTGCCATCGGGCTGGCGCCTGGGGGTGGCCGACCTCGGGCGATTGGCCAGTTGCGGGGTGCAGACGCTTCAGCTGACGAATCGCGCACGCATTGGTCTTCTCATCAGCGGCGATGAGCTGGTGCCACCTGGGCAGGAGCGGGGAGCAGGGCAGATCTGGGAGAGCAATTCCACACTGCTGTCCGCTCTGCTCCAGCGCCTTGGCTACCCGGTGACCAAACAGCTGGTAGTGGCTGACGCGCCGGAACCACTGCGCGAAGCCCTGCTGGAACTGGCAGCGACCTGTGATGTGGTGGTGAGCACCGGTGGCGTGTCGGCGGGAGACAGCGACTGGATCCGGCCCCTCGTGGACGAGCTGGGGGAGGTGGCCTTCTGGAAGCTGTTCCTCAAACCCGGACGCCCCTTTGCCTGGGGGCAGGTGGCGGGGGTGCCTTTCTTCGGACTGCCGGGCAATCCGGTGGCGGCAGCGATCACGGCGCTGCAACTGCTGTGGCCGGCGCTGCAACGCCTGGAAGGAGCTGAGGTTGAGCTGCTGCCACGGCTGAAGGTAAGGCTGGAGGCACCCCTGCGCCGTGGTTCCGGCCGGCCGGAGCTGGCGCGGGCTCGACTGAGGGTGGCGGCTGATGGCACCTTGCAAGCCAGGGTGGAGGGGTCCCAAGCCTCCTCACGGATCGGTTCACTGACAGGGGCAGATCTGCTCCTGGAAATTCCGGCTGAACCAGGAGCCCTCGAAGCGGGCACAGAGCTATGGGCTCAGCTGCTGCGTCTACCACTGCTGTGA
- a CDS encoding molybdenum cofactor biosynthesis protein MoaE, translating to MHLRIALRDQPFYPFSCLEQWHRQLHDQGHSGSAAEALFIGRVRGEAADGSDLEALELEHYPGMTERSLEQLAQACGRRHQARSCLIQHRVGRVLPGEPIVLVAIGADRRGPAQRCCQEVLEALKHDAPFWKREWHVDGSSNWITGNTPL from the coding sequence ATGCACCTCAGGATCGCACTGCGTGATCAACCTTTTTACCCATTCAGCTGCCTCGAGCAATGGCACCGACAGCTCCACGATCAAGGTCATTCCGGTAGCGCTGCCGAGGCCCTATTCATTGGCCGCGTGCGAGGAGAAGCCGCTGATGGCAGTGATCTGGAGGCTCTGGAGCTGGAGCATTACCCCGGCATGACCGAGCGCTCTCTCGAGCAACTGGCTCAAGCCTGTGGCAGGCGCCATCAAGCACGCAGCTGCCTGATTCAGCACCGCGTCGGGCGCGTGCTCCCAGGCGAGCCGATTGTGCTCGTGGCGATCGGTGCCGACCGCCGCGGCCCTGCCCAGCGGTGCTGTCAGGAGGTACTGGAGGCGCTGAAGCATGACGCTCCGTTCTGGAAAAGGGAATGGCACGTCGACGGCAGCAGCAACTGGATCACGGGGAATACACCGCTCTGA
- a CDS encoding MoaD/ThiS family protein, whose protein sequence is MASETVQVRLFALLQDRAGWSARELPLPADSCLSALDVWNRLNLGPWSASLRVAINQNLVEPQQRVHAGDELAFLPPFTGG, encoded by the coding sequence GTGGCTTCCGAAACCGTGCAGGTGCGGCTCTTCGCGCTGCTGCAGGATCGGGCCGGTTGGTCTGCAAGGGAGTTGCCGCTGCCGGCAGATTCTTGCCTCTCGGCCCTTGATGTGTGGAATCGGCTGAATCTCGGTCCCTGGAGTGCCAGCCTTCGGGTTGCGATCAACCAAAATCTGGTGGAGCCTCAGCAACGGGTGCATGCCGGTGATGAGCTGGCCTTCCTGCCTCCTTTCACCGGGGGGTGA
- the moaB gene encoding molybdenum cofactor biosynthesis protein B codes for MTLSIALLTVSDTRTLAEDRAGDALQRRLEAAGHCLAERRICPDDRYKIRACVSAWIADDTVQVVITSGGTGLTGRDGTPEAIEPLLDKCIDGFGELFRVLSFETIGTSSLQSRCLAGVANGSIVFVLPGSLDAVETAWDRLIQAQLDATTQPCNLVQLIPRLREAADRQAPKQLKRESAS; via the coding sequence CTGACTCTTTCGATTGCCCTGCTGACGGTTTCCGATACCCGCACCCTGGCGGAGGATCGTGCTGGTGATGCCCTGCAGAGGCGGCTGGAGGCTGCTGGTCATTGCCTTGCGGAGCGCCGGATCTGCCCCGACGATCGCTACAAGATCCGTGCCTGCGTCAGCGCCTGGATCGCCGATGACACTGTGCAGGTGGTCATCACCAGCGGCGGCACCGGACTGACGGGGAGAGACGGCACCCCGGAAGCGATTGAGCCGCTGCTCGACAAATGCATCGACGGTTTCGGCGAACTGTTCCGGGTGCTCTCGTTTGAAACGATCGGCACAAGCAGCCTTCAGAGTCGCTGCCTGGCGGGCGTGGCCAATGGATCGATCGTGTTTGTTCTTCCTGGCTCCCTCGATGCAGTCGAAACCGCCTGGGATCGCTTGATCCAGGCTCAACTCGATGCAACGACCCAACCCTGCAATCTCGTGCAGCTCATCCCCCGGTTGCGAGAGGCAGCTGACCGTCAGGCGCCGAAGCAGCTCAAAAGGGAATCGGCATCGTGA